A stretch of Dietzia lutea DNA encodes these proteins:
- a CDS encoding nitrate/nitrite transporter: MTRSRTIENWDPEDRRQWDSGGRRIAVRNLYWSVFAEHVGFSVWTLFAVMVLFMPEDVYGLDAPDKFLVSAVVTLTGAFLRIPYTLATATFGGRNWTMFSAFVLLIPAGAMLWIMANPGQPLWLYLVVGALAGLGGANFASSMTNINAFFPQRMKGWALGLNAGGGNLGVATIQVVGLLVIAAAGNRSPHWVIAVYLVLLVVAGIGAALKMDNLGHQTVDVASMRDVATDRDGWVLSLLYIGTFGSFIGFSFAFGQMLTMTFTGNGESSSDAALHAAQITFLGPLLGSLTRMLGGRLADRFGGARVTLATFLGMAVTTVALIVTSSMQSADGGRLSGGALVLFFAAFLTLFALTGMGNASVYKMIPTVYEARSRGLDLPEAARAAWSRAHSGALIGVAGAVGAFGGFLINMTLRSSYQSSGSATAAFVVFTAFYVVAAVVTRAVYLRRPTAAPAPVATGTSPVGAAGAAPSAAEPVPATR, from the coding sequence ATGACGCGCTCACGCACGATCGAGAACTGGGATCCGGAGGACCGGCGACAGTGGGATTCGGGCGGTCGACGCATCGCCGTACGCAACCTCTACTGGTCGGTGTTCGCCGAGCACGTCGGGTTCTCGGTGTGGACCCTCTTCGCGGTCATGGTGCTGTTCATGCCGGAGGACGTCTACGGGCTCGACGCCCCGGACAAGTTCCTCGTCTCCGCGGTCGTCACCCTCACCGGCGCGTTCCTGCGCATCCCCTACACGCTGGCCACGGCCACGTTCGGCGGTCGCAACTGGACCATGTTCTCCGCGTTCGTCCTGCTCATCCCGGCGGGCGCGATGCTGTGGATCATGGCCAACCCGGGCCAGCCGCTGTGGCTGTACCTGGTGGTCGGCGCGCTCGCCGGCCTGGGCGGGGCCAACTTCGCCTCGTCCATGACCAACATCAACGCCTTCTTCCCGCAGCGGATGAAGGGCTGGGCCCTGGGCCTCAACGCGGGCGGCGGCAACCTCGGCGTGGCCACCATCCAGGTGGTGGGGCTGCTGGTGATCGCCGCCGCGGGTAACCGGTCGCCGCACTGGGTGATCGCGGTGTACCTGGTCCTGCTGGTCGTGGCCGGGATCGGCGCTGCGCTCAAGATGGACAACCTCGGCCACCAGACGGTCGACGTGGCGAGCATGCGCGACGTGGCCACCGACCGCGACGGCTGGGTCCTGTCACTGCTCTATATCGGTACCTTCGGCTCGTTCATCGGCTTCAGCTTCGCGTTCGGGCAGATGCTCACCATGACGTTCACCGGCAACGGCGAGTCCTCGTCGGACGCCGCCCTGCACGCCGCGCAGATCACGTTCCTCGGCCCGCTGCTCGGTTCGCTGACCCGCATGCTCGGTGGGCGCCTGGCCGACCGGTTCGGTGGCGCGCGGGTGACGCTGGCGACGTTCCTGGGCATGGCCGTCACGACGGTCGCGCTGATCGTCACCTCGAGCATGCAGTCGGCCGACGGTGGCCGGCTCTCCGGCGGCGCGCTGGTGCTGTTCTTCGCGGCCTTCCTCACGTTGTTCGCGCTCACCGGGATGGGCAACGCGTCGGTCTACAAGATGATCCCCACCGTCTACGAGGCCCGCAGTCGGGGCCTGGACCTGCCGGAGGCGGCGCGGGCGGCGTGGTCGCGCGCCCACTCGGGGGCGTTGATCGGCGTGGCCGGCGCGGTCGGGGCCTTCGGCGGCTTCCTCATCAACATGACCCTGCGCAGCTCGTACCAGTCGTCGGGATCGGCGACGGCGGCGTTCGTGGTGTTCACCGCCTTCTACGTGGTGGCAGCCGTTGTCACCCGGGCCGTGTACCTGCGGCGCCCGACCGCCGCGCCCGCGCCGGTGGCCACCGGGACGTCGCCGGTGGGGGCGGCCGGCGCCGCGCCGAGCGCGGCGGAGCCGGTCCCCGCCACGCGCTGA
- a CDS encoding uroporphyrinogen-III synthase — protein MTDSDVTTAGTDLPLLGRTVAVTAARRASEQRTLLERRGATVLHAPAMHMIPIAEDSVVREATERLLATPADLMVLTTAAGVRWWMQVCEEWGLAGQLLELMGRIPLYSRGPKTTGAIRAAGLREHASAVSEASPELLEMLLERGVAGLTIGVQVQGAGSGWNPMAPLLDGLRDAGADVIEVPVYRWELPEDLAALDELVTTIARHGVDGVTFTAAPAVVAVLSRADALGLLDDLLDALRGPVAALCVGPVTAAPLADLDVPFTCPDRMRLGSLMRHTTDELAARTAPIDVAGHQLTVCAAAVLVDGRPVEVTPAQLALLRVLARRPGACVSRDELLAALPGDGTDPHAVETAMGRLRRALGVPDLVTTVVKRGYRLTI, from the coding sequence GTGACCGATTCCGACGTGACCACCGCCGGCACCGATCTCCCGCTCCTGGGGCGCACGGTCGCCGTCACCGCCGCCCGGCGGGCCTCTGAGCAGCGCACCCTGCTCGAGCGCCGCGGCGCGACCGTCCTGCACGCGCCCGCGATGCACATGATCCCCATCGCCGAGGACTCCGTGGTCCGCGAGGCCACCGAGCGACTGCTCGCCACGCCCGCCGACCTCATGGTGCTCACCACCGCCGCGGGCGTGCGATGGTGGATGCAGGTGTGCGAGGAGTGGGGCCTGGCCGGGCAGCTGCTCGAGCTGATGGGTCGGATCCCGCTGTACTCGCGCGGTCCCAAGACGACCGGGGCGATCCGGGCCGCCGGCCTGCGGGAGCACGCCTCCGCGGTCAGCGAGGCCAGCCCGGAGCTCCTGGAGATGCTGCTCGAGCGGGGCGTCGCGGGGCTGACGATCGGCGTGCAGGTGCAGGGCGCGGGTTCCGGCTGGAACCCCATGGCCCCCCTGCTCGACGGCCTGCGGGACGCGGGCGCCGACGTGATCGAGGTGCCCGTCTACCGGTGGGAGCTCCCGGAGGATCTCGCCGCGCTCGACGAGCTCGTGACCACGATCGCCCGTCACGGCGTTGACGGCGTGACGTTCACCGCCGCGCCGGCGGTCGTGGCCGTGCTCTCGCGTGCGGACGCGCTCGGGCTGCTCGACGACCTGCTCGACGCGCTGCGCGGCCCCGTCGCCGCCCTGTGCGTGGGCCCGGTGACCGCGGCCCCGCTGGCAGACCTGGACGTGCCGTTCACCTGCCCCGACCGGATGCGCCTGGGTTCGCTCATGCGGCACACCACCGACGAGCTCGCCGCCCGGACGGCGCCGATCGACGTGGCCGGGCACCAGCTGACCGTGTGCGCGGCGGCGGTGCTGGTCGACGGCCGACCGGTCGAGGTCACGCCGGCCCAGCTCGCGCTGTTGCGGGTGCTCGCGCGGCGCCCGGGGGCGTGCGTGAGCAGGGACGAGCTGCTCGCGGCGCTGCCCGGCGACGGCACCGACCCGCACGCGGTGGAGACCGCGATGGGCCGCCTCCGCCGGGCGCTCGGCGTGCCGGACCTCGTGACGACCGTCGTCAAGCGCGGCTATCGGCTCACCATCTGA
- a CDS encoding FAD-dependent oxidoreductase: MSAAVVRQAPRRVVIVGAGMAAARLAEELRAGEPDPARLSVTVLGAEAEEPYNRIMLSHAAAASGAAGAPGAAGGATPVARLKPAGWWDRHDITLRTSAPVAALDRVTCEVELAGGERVGYDHLVLATGAAPRIPPVDGIRSPGGGLAPGVFTLRDAAGQRELTAHLAAHPGPVAIVGAGFIGLEVACALAAAGHDVVVVHPRAWPMNGCLDAGAGAVLVRSLAALGVRTVTGARATSWDGATLRLDDGEVRCRTVVLTAGSAPRADLARDAGLEVGHGVVVDDELTTSDPAISAIGDCAQHRGVVSGLVAPAWDQAVVLAARLSGADPDARYSGGTPVTRLKAHGLDVVALGEFAEDVYGSAGGDDEATEVTTLCEPARGRYARVDVVAGRVVGAALIGHPEPVGVLTQLYENALPVPDDVVSVILGRAEAVAAQTPSTMPAAAVVCRCNGVSKGDLVAAWADGARDRDALAESTRAGTGCGGCSAAVEGICGWLAAAG, from the coding sequence GTGAGCGCGGCCGTGGTCCGGCAGGCACCCCGCCGCGTGGTGATCGTCGGCGCGGGGATGGCGGCCGCGCGCCTCGCCGAGGAACTGCGCGCGGGCGAGCCCGACCCGGCGCGGCTGTCGGTCACCGTGCTCGGCGCCGAGGCGGAGGAGCCGTACAACCGCATCATGCTCTCCCACGCCGCCGCGGCGTCCGGTGCTGCCGGGGCCCCCGGTGCTGCCGGTGGCGCGACCCCGGTGGCGCGGCTCAAGCCCGCCGGGTGGTGGGACCGTCACGACATCACCCTGCGCACCTCGGCGCCCGTCGCGGCGCTCGACCGCGTCACGTGCGAGGTCGAGCTCGCGGGCGGCGAGCGGGTCGGCTACGACCACCTCGTCCTGGCCACCGGCGCCGCGCCCCGCATCCCGCCCGTCGACGGCATCCGCTCACCCGGCGGCGGCCTCGCGCCCGGCGTGTTCACCCTCCGGGACGCCGCGGGTCAGAGAGAGCTGACCGCTCATCTCGCGGCCCACCCGGGGCCCGTCGCGATCGTCGGTGCGGGCTTCATCGGCCTCGAGGTCGCCTGCGCACTGGCCGCGGCCGGGCACGACGTCGTCGTCGTCCATCCCCGCGCCTGGCCCATGAACGGCTGCCTCGACGCCGGCGCCGGCGCCGTCCTGGTCCGCTCCCTCGCCGCGCTCGGCGTGCGGACGGTGACCGGCGCGCGCGCCACGAGCTGGGACGGGGCGACGTTGAGACTCGACGACGGCGAGGTGCGCTGCCGCACGGTCGTCCTCACCGCCGGGTCCGCGCCCCGGGCGGACCTCGCGCGCGACGCCGGCCTGGAGGTGGGCCACGGCGTGGTCGTCGACGACGAGCTCACCACCAGCGATCCCGCCATCAGCGCGATCGGCGACTGCGCTCAGCACCGGGGCGTCGTCAGCGGCCTGGTGGCCCCGGCGTGGGACCAGGCCGTCGTACTGGCCGCGCGACTGAGCGGCGCCGACCCCGACGCCCGATACTCCGGCGGCACCCCGGTCACCAGGCTCAAGGCGCACGGGCTCGACGTGGTCGCGCTGGGCGAGTTCGCGGAGGACGTCTACGGCTCGGCGGGCGGCGACGACGAGGCCACCGAGGTCACCACACTCTGCGAGCCCGCGCGCGGTCGCTACGCGCGCGTCGACGTGGTGGCCGGCCGCGTGGTGGGCGCCGCGTTGATCGGCCACCCCGAGCCGGTCGGCGTGCTCACCCAGCTGTACGAGAACGCCCTGCCCGTGCCGGACGACGTGGTGTCGGTGATCCTGGGGCGCGCCGAGGCGGTGGCCGCTCAGACGCCGTCGACCATGCCCGCCGCCGCGGTGGTGTGCCGCTGCAACGGGGTCAGCAAGGGCGACCTCGTCGCGGCGTGGGCCGACGGCGCCCGCGACCGCGACGCGCTGGCCGAGAGCACCCGCGCCGGAACGGGTTGCGGCGGGTGTTCGGCGGCGGTCGAGGGGATCTGCGGGTGGCTCGCGGCGGCGGGGTAG
- a CDS encoding molybdopterin oxidoreductase family protein gives MTSVDTARVTPDRPGAQDAERPGHTHCPYCALQCAMSVTPTTGGVAEVTPEWFPTNRGGLCRKGWTAGDLLGHPDRLTTPLIRRDGRLQPCDWDTALDRVVDGIRRAQAAGGPDGVAVFGGGGLTNEKAYQLGKFTRLALGSRLIDYNGRWCMSSAAAAANRSFGLDRGLPFPVTDLSGARAVLLIGANPADTMPPFLQHLGTAAAAGGLIVADPRLSATARRALDGGGVHLRLRPGTDAALALGLLHLVVVTGAVDTRYLAARTTGFEDAWAHAAAWLPERTERVTGVSVALLERAVRLLADARDAGAGSYILTARGAEQHADGTSVVGAVIALALALGLPGRPRTGYGTLTGQGNGQGGREHGQKADQLPGYRMITDPDARTHVAAVWDVEPEQIPGPGLSAFELLDSLGQPGGPTAMLLHASNPVVSAPDADRVAERLRALDTLVVADFVLSETAALADVVLPVPQWAEEEGTLTNLEGRVLRRRRSITPPAGARDELWIWHELARRLDRGPERFPTDPRAVFDELARASAGGKADYSAVDWDRLDAGEVLHWPCGADSPAGTPRLFLDRFATPDGRARFMIDAPRTPAEPTDAAFPLLATTGRLLAHYQSGAQTRRVGELAAAEPRMWVQVHPVVARAAGLTDGAAARVVSRRGSVEAEVRCDEDMRTDTLFLPFHFAGTGRANLLTLPELDPHSRMPEFKVCAVRLEAAA, from the coding sequence ATGACGAGCGTCGACACCGCCCGGGTGACGCCGGACCGGCCCGGGGCACAGGATGCCGAGCGACCCGGCCACACGCACTGCCCGTACTGCGCGCTGCAGTGCGCGATGAGCGTCACGCCCACCACGGGCGGCGTCGCCGAGGTGACGCCCGAGTGGTTCCCCACCAACCGCGGCGGACTATGCCGCAAGGGCTGGACCGCCGGCGACCTGCTCGGACACCCGGACCGGCTCACGACCCCGCTCATCCGGCGCGACGGGCGACTGCAGCCCTGTGACTGGGACACCGCCCTGGACCGGGTCGTCGACGGGATCCGGCGCGCGCAGGCGGCCGGCGGGCCGGACGGTGTGGCGGTCTTCGGCGGCGGCGGACTCACCAACGAGAAGGCCTACCAGCTGGGCAAGTTCACCAGGCTCGCGCTGGGCAGCCGGCTCATCGACTACAACGGCCGCTGGTGCATGTCCTCGGCCGCCGCGGCCGCCAACCGCAGCTTCGGCCTCGACCGCGGCCTGCCGTTCCCCGTCACCGACCTCTCGGGCGCCCGGGCCGTCCTGCTCATCGGCGCCAACCCCGCCGACACCATGCCCCCGTTCCTCCAGCACCTCGGCACCGCGGCCGCGGCGGGCGGGCTCATCGTGGCCGACCCGCGGCTCAGTGCGACCGCGCGGCGCGCCCTCGACGGGGGCGGTGTGCACCTGCGCCTGCGCCCCGGCACGGACGCGGCCCTCGCGCTGGGGCTGCTGCACCTCGTCGTCGTCACCGGGGCCGTCGACACGCGGTACCTCGCCGCCCGCACCACCGGATTCGAGGACGCGTGGGCGCACGCCGCCGCATGGCTGCCGGAGCGCACCGAGCGCGTCACGGGGGTCTCCGTCGCCCTCCTCGAGCGGGCGGTGCGGCTCCTCGCCGACGCCCGCGACGCCGGCGCCGGCAGCTACATCCTCACCGCCCGCGGCGCCGAACAGCACGCCGACGGCACCTCCGTGGTGGGAGCGGTGATCGCGCTGGCCCTCGCGTTGGGCCTGCCCGGCCGGCCGCGCACCGGCTACGGCACGCTCACCGGGCAGGGCAACGGGCAGGGCGGCCGGGAGCACGGCCAGAAGGCCGACCAGCTCCCCGGGTACAGGATGATCACCGACCCCGACGCCCGCACTCACGTCGCCGCCGTGTGGGACGTGGAACCGGAGCAGATCCCGGGCCCGGGCCTGTCGGCGTTCGAACTGCTCGACTCGCTCGGACAGCCCGGCGGACCCACCGCGATGCTCCTGCACGCCTCCAACCCGGTGGTCTCCGCGCCGGACGCCGACCGCGTCGCCGAGCGGCTGCGCGCGCTGGACACGCTGGTGGTAGCCGACTTCGTCCTGTCGGAGACCGCGGCGCTCGCCGATGTCGTGCTGCCCGTGCCGCAGTGGGCCGAGGAGGAGGGCACGCTCACCAACCTCGAGGGCCGCGTCCTGCGCCGCCGCCGGTCGATCACCCCGCCGGCCGGCGCGCGCGACGAACTGTGGATCTGGCACGAGCTCGCCCGCCGCCTGGACCGCGGGCCCGAGCGCTTCCCGACCGACCCGCGCGCGGTGTTCGACGAACTCGCCCGCGCCTCGGCCGGCGGCAAGGCCGACTACTCGGCCGTCGACTGGGACCGCCTCGACGCGGGGGAGGTGCTGCACTGGCCGTGCGGCGCCGACTCCCCGGCCGGCACCCCGCGACTGTTTCTCGACCGGTTCGCCACGCCCGACGGCCGCGCCCGCTTCATGATCGACGCCCCGCGGACCCCGGCCGAACCGACCGACGCCGCGTTTCCGCTGCTCGCCACCACCGGGCGGCTGCTCGCGCACTATCAGTCCGGCGCCCAGACCCGCCGTGTGGGCGAACTCGCCGCGGCCGAACCGCGGATGTGGGTGCAGGTCCACCCCGTCGTCGCCCGCGCGGCCGGGCTGACCGACGGCGCCGCCGCGCGTGTGGTGTCCCGGCGCGGCTCGGTCGAGGCCGAGGTCCGCTGCGACGAGGACATGCGCACCGACACCCTCTTCCTGCCGTTCCACTTCGCCGGCACCGGGCGGGCCAACCTGCTCACCCTGCCCGAGCTCGACCCGCACAGCCGGATGCCCGAGTTCAAGGTGTGCGCGGTGCGGCTGGAGGCGGCGGCGTGA